A stretch of Bacillota bacterium DNA encodes these proteins:
- a CDS encoding SIS domain-containing protein translates to MDTIDSFDICSVDGCKGFEIGREYLTNIVDLMSRICSTQEQKMEKAAVAIADSMAHNGLLHVFGTGHSHMLAEEVFYRAGGFANVNAILETGLMFNDGAAKSTALERVQGYASIILNDYDVSPGDVIIIASNSGINPVPVEMAMEAKKRGLFTIAITSLQHSNSMDSRHPSNKKLYEVVDLYIDNCCGTGDASVAIKDLPYPVGPTSTVAGILILNSIMCQVAQRLVRKGIIPPIYVSSNINNGDRVDSELVKRFKGKIRHL, encoded by the coding sequence ATGGATACAATAGACTCCTTTGACATTTGTAGCGTCGACGGTTGCAAGGGTTTCGAGATCGGCAGAGAGTATCTCACTAATATCGTGGACTTAATGTCCAGAATTTGCTCCACGCAAGAGCAAAAGATGGAAAAAGCGGCAGTAGCGATTGCAGACTCGATGGCTCATAATGGCCTTCTTCATGTATTTGGGACTGGACATTCCCACATGCTTGCCGAGGAGGTATTTTATCGCGCTGGGGGCTTCGCCAATGTCAATGCAATTCTTGAGACAGGTCTCATGTTTAATGACGGCGCCGCCAAGAGCACTGCTCTCGAACGTGTCCAGGGGTATGCCTCCATTATACTTAACGATTATGATGTTTCCCCGGGTGATGTAATTATCATTGCTTCTAATTCTGGCATAAATCCGGTACCGGTTGAAATGGCGATGGAAGCGAAAAAACGGGGGCTGTTTACAATTGCCATCACTTCCCTGCAGCATTCGAACTCTATGGATTCGCGTCACCCAAGTAACAAGAAACTCTATGAAGTGGTCGATCTATACATTGACAACTGCTGTGGCACTGGGGATGCCAGTGTTGCGATAAAGGATTTGCCATATCCAGTTGGGCCTACATCAACGGTGGCGGGAATCCTGATACTTAACAGCATTATGTGTCAGGTCGCGCAAAGGCTTGTAAGGAAAGGTATCATACCTCCAATATATGTTAGTAGCAACATCAATAATGGAGATAGGGTTGACTCTGAATTGGTAAAAAGGTTTAAGGGTAAGATAAGGCATCTATAG